From the Saccharomonospora marina XMU15 genome, the window GCGCTGCCCCGCGTCGTCGAGCAGCCCCGCGAGTCGCTGCGCAAGCGCCTGAGCGTCTCCGGGCGGCACAAGGTGTGCGCACTGCCCGTCCGGCCCGACCACCTCGGGCAACGCGCCTGCCCTGCTCACCACCAGCGGCGTGGCGCAGGCCATCGCTTCCACCGTCGGCAGCGAGAAGCCCTCGTACAGCGAAGGGACGCAGGCGGCCTGCGCGGATGCCAGCAGCGCGGCCAGTTCGGCATCGTCGATTCCGGTGACGGTGCGCACGATGTCGCGGATCCCGAGTTGCTCGATCAGCCGCTGCGTCGGCCCGCCCGCTGTCAATCTCGTGACGAGCACCAGTTCGACCTTGCGCTCGGTGCGCAGCTTCGCGACGGCCTCGAGCAGGTGGCGTACGCCCTTCAACGGCACGTCGGCACTGGCCACCGCGACGATGCGACCCTCGACCCTCGGCGGCTCGGCGGGTTTGAACAGTTCGGTGTCGACGCCCAGCGGAATGGTGCGAATCCGCTCGGGCGGCACCCCAAAGTCCTCGCTGATGTCGGCGCTGGAGGCCGAGGACACGGTGATCAACTCGGGAATCCGGCGCGCGACTCTCGCCTGCATCCGGACGAAGCCGTACCAGCGCCTCACCGCGGGCTTGCGCCACCACTTCGCGGCGGCGAGGTCGGCCACACGGTCCCTGGTGATCGGGTGGTGCACGGTCGCCACCAACGGCAGGCCCGCCGCGCGCAACCGCAGCAACCCGTAGCCGAGGCTCTGATTGTCGTGGACGACGTCGAAGTCCCGCGCTCGCTTACGGAGCAATCGCGCCGCGCGAATGCTGAAGGTGAGCGGCTCGGGAAAACCCGCCGTCCACATCGTGGCGACCTCCAGCACATCAAGCAGGTCACGAAACTCGCCGGGTCGCGGAGTGCGGAACGGATCGGGTTCACGATAGAGATCCAGGCTCGGCACCTCGGTGAGCTTCACCGTGGAATCGAGCTCGGGATAAGGCTGGCCGGAGAAGACCTCCACCTCGTGCCCCAACTCGGCAAGGCCCCTGCTGAGCTGCCGGACGTAGACTCCCTGCCCGCCGCAGTGCGGTTTGCTCCGGTAGGAAAGCAGCGCGATTCGCACGATGTACCTCTCTGGCGCTTTCGCCGAAAAACAAATTGTTTCCCCACTCGCTCGGGGGCGTTAAAATCCACTCCTTTCCTAAAAGCACGACCCTGCCAGGCTAGAATTTGTTCTCGCCGGGCACAACCATCGCCGATGCATAACGCCTTCGATGTGACGAAAGACAATTCCGGCTCATACGGCGGCGAGTTGGGAGAGCTTCCATACCCCGTCCACCTTGCGTGCGACGACATCAAGGCACGCCGACGTGGACCCCCTCGGCCTGCCGTCATCGGCGATCGTCTGCTGATCGACGAAGACGAGCAGGTGGGCGCGATCCGGCGAAAGGCTGCGTACCCCCACCGCCCGTACGGTGGTGGAGCGCACGAGCCGCTGCCGCAGCGCCTGCTTGCTCGCCTCGGCGAACCGGGAGCGGTACTGCTCGACCGCCGCGTCGACAAGGGCACCCCGCGCGGCTCGTTCGGTGCGCCCGAGGTCACGGAAGCTGTACGAGAAGATCGCCTTCACCGATTCGCCCACCTGGCGCGACACTTCGGCGGTGGCCGCCTCGTCGGCTATCGCGGCGTTACCCTCGCGCACCGCCTCCGCACGCAGAGCGGACCAGACCGCACCCGCGCCCGCCAGCACGGTGATCGCCGCGAGAACGGCCAGCCAGGTCGCCGCCCTGGCCGGGTCACGGTTCGGCTTCCCGGTCATCGCTGCGCCTGCACCGACGAGATCTTCCAGCCGCCTTCGGTTCGCCGTAGCTCGGCGAGCAGCGTGCTGCGCTTGTCGGTACGCTCACCGCCGTCCGTTGCGACCTCGACGCTCAGCACGGCCAGCATCGAAGCCCTGCCCGCCTGGATGTCGAGCGCCGAGAGCGCGCCGTGGCGAACCTGCGCGGTAGAGCTGATCCGGCGCTCGCGCGCGCGCTCGACGTGAGAGCGGCGATCCTTGCGGAACTCCTCGCTCAGTGACCCCTCCGTTACGCTGATCCACGCGTCCACATCGGACCCTGCAGTGCTGTGGTCGATGGTGTAGAGCCTGGCGAGGGCTTCGGTGCCCGCCTGCAACGCCGCGTCGCGCTCGTCGGCCCTACGGGCGAAGTCGGAGTGCTCGGCACTCCACCACGACCAGCCGAACCAGGCGCACGCCACGACCGCCAGCGCCGCCGATGCCGCGAGCGCGGCGCGCCACCGGTTGCCGCCGGGCACGCTCACCCTCCGGTTCCGAGCAACGTGTCGAGCCCGACGCGCTCGCTCGACCCTGGTGCCGTTTCGAGCAGCCCGGGAAGTGATCGCCGCGACTCGGGGCGTCCGTCCTCGCCCGCGTCCTGATCCGGCTCAGGGACCTCGACCGGTTTCCCGCCGTAGGGCGCGTTCTGCGAGCCACGCACCGAGATCGGGCTGCCGGGCGGCTCCGCGCAGTACGCCTCGGTGTTGGGAGGGATCTCGGCGGTATCGTTGGCAGGCCTGCGCTGCGTGCCTTCGTAGCCCTTGGTGCACGAGGGCGGGTTGAAGAAGTTCACCACGAACCCGATGTGTCCCTCTCCGTTGGAGGACACCGACTTGGAGAACGCGCTCACAACGGGAAGCGCGACCATCATCTGCTCGACGGCGTCGGTCCGGACGGTGGCGATCTGAGTGGTGGTCAGCAGGTTCGCCAGCACCACGCTCGCGCTCGTGCCTGAGTCGGCGAGGAACTCGTCGACCTCCGCCGAGAGCAGCGGGGCCTCGTCGATGACGGTCCGCAGATCCGGGTCGGCCTGCTTCAACTCGGCCGCGATGTCGTTCAGGCCCTGCGCGATCGAACGGATTCGACCGCCGTTGTCCCGCTGGGTGTCCAGCACGACTCGGCCGTTCGCGAGCAGGCTCTTGGTCTGTGGCAGGTTGCGCTGCGCCGCCTCGGTGAACGCGCTGCCGGAGTCGAGCAGCCGCCGCAGGTCGGGTCCGGCGCCGGCGAATGCGTCGTAGGTCTCGTCCACCACGGTGCCGAGCGATTCCGGGTCCACACTGGACACCAGGTCGTACAGGTTGGCCAGCAACTGCTCGGGCATCACCGGGGTCTGGGTGCGGTCCTGGGTGATCACCGAGCCTTCCCGCAGGTAGGGCCCGCTGCCGGTACGTGGCCGCAGATCGACGTACTGCTCCCCGACCGCGGAGCGGTTGGCCACGACCGCGTCGGTGTCCGCCGGTATCCGAGGACTGTCCTCGCCGATGTCCAGATCCAGCGTCACGCCGTCGTCGGTGAGGTGTAGCTGCCTGACCTTGCCGACGGTCACGCCACGGTAGGTCACCTCGGCGTTGGCGAAGATTCCCCCCGACGATGCCAGCTCCACCCGCACCAGGTAGCCCCGGCTGCCGAGGAGGCGGTCGAGACCGGCGTACTGCGCGCCCGCGTAGCCGACCGCCAGCACGGAGATGATCGCGAAGGCGACCAGCAGCAGCTTGTTCTTACCGGTCAGTGTCATGGCGTCCCTCCGAGGAGGCTGCCGAGGAGGCCGCCGAAGTCACCGGTTCCGCTGCCCGTACCGTCCGGCGAGGCCCCGGACTGAGGCAGCGGTAGGAACGGCCCTTCGGCCGAGCCGCCGCTGCCCTGACGCGCGGCGTCGTCGCCACCGGTGTCGGGTTCGCTGCCGTTGCCGAGGAACTCCATGGGCATCCCCGCGTTCAGGATGTTGCGCAGCATGGTGTCGAGGTTCATGTCCAGCCGAACCTTCACGTTGGCGTAGTCGCCCCGCACGATCGACCCGGCGAAGTGCGGCAACGGGTAGGTAGGCAGGATTCGTAGTGCCTCGGTCAGGTCGGAACCCGACTCGGCGAGCTTGTCGAGCACCGGGCCGA encodes:
- a CDS encoding glycosyltransferase family 4 protein produces the protein MRIALLSYRSKPHCGGQGVYVRQLSRGLAELGHEVEVFSGQPYPELDSTVKLTEVPSLDLYREPDPFRTPRPGEFRDLLDVLEVATMWTAGFPEPLTFSIRAARLLRKRARDFDVVHDNQSLGYGLLRLRAAGLPLVATVHHPITRDRVADLAAAKWWRKPAVRRWYGFVRMQARVARRIPELITVSSASSADISEDFGVPPERIRTIPLGVDTELFKPAEPPRVEGRIVAVASADVPLKGVRHLLEAVAKLRTERKVELVLVTRLTAGGPTQRLIEQLGIRDIVRTVTGIDDAELAALLASAQAACVPSLYEGFSLPTVEAMACATPLVVSRAGALPEVVGPDGQCAHLVPPGDAQALAQRLAGLLDDAGQRRRLGEAGRRRAVERYSWRSVAESTVDCYIDSIERMRREGA
- a CDS encoding MCE family protein; the encoded protein is MTLTGKNKLLLVAFAIISVLAVGYAGAQYAGLDRLLGSRGYLVRVELASSGGIFANAEVTYRGVTVGKVRQLHLTDDGVTLDLDIGEDSPRIPADTDAVVANRSAVGEQYVDLRPRTGSGPYLREGSVITQDRTQTPVMPEQLLANLYDLVSSVDPESLGTVVDETYDAFAGAGPDLRRLLDSGSAFTEAAQRNLPQTKSLLANGRVVLDTQRDNGGRIRSIAQGLNDIAAELKQADPDLRTVIDEAPLLSAEVDEFLADSGTSASVVLANLLTTTQIATVRTDAVEQMMVALPVVSAFSKSVSSNGEGHIGFVVNFFNPPSCTKGYEGTQRRPANDTAEIPPNTEAYCAEPPGSPISVRGSQNAPYGGKPVEVPEPDQDAGEDGRPESRRSLPGLLETAPGSSERVGLDTLLGTGG